AGGGGCCCGGTCGGGCTCCGGGCTCCTCCGCTTCTTTGCTTCTTCTGTGTGACGCCTAGCGGGTTCTTTTGTGTGACGCCTAGCGGGTCCGGTCCAGATAGCGACGGCCGGCCTCGACCAGAGCCGGCACCGCCGCCCCGGCGCGCTCGAAGCCCTCGCCGAGGGTCAGGCCGCGCTCGTGGCGGTAGTGGATGCCCTCCAGGATCACCGCGAGCTTGTAGTGGCTGAAGGCGATGTACCAGTCGAGGTCGTCGACGATCAGCCCGGTCGCGCCCTGATAGCGGTCGACGATCTCGCGGCTGCTGGGAAAGCCCTCGTGGTTGGTCAGGCCGCCGCCGGCCGCGGCGAGGATGTCCTTCGAGGGGTGGCCGGGTTCCTCCCAGTAGGTGAGCAACAGGCCCAGATCCGCCAGGGGATCGCCCAGCGTGGACATCTCCCAGTCGAAGACCGCGGCCACCGAGGCCGGTTCGCCGGCCGGTCCCGCACCGGCCTGCCCTTCGCCAAGCGGCCCTTCACCGGCCGCCGGCAGCCGCATCATCACGTTGTCCAGCCGGTAGTCGCCGTGCAGGATCGTCGAACGCTGAGTCACCGGCACCGCCGCGCGCAGGCCGTCGCCGAGCTCGAACAGACCCCTGATCTCACGGCTCTGTGACGCCGCGTACTGCCGGTCCCAGCGGTCCAGCTGCCGGTGGAGATACCCCTCCGGCCTCC
This genomic window from Catenulispora sp. MAP5-51 contains:
- a CDS encoding phosphotransferase family protein translates to MTDPAAPASAGLDPAAVADFLAAVPHVGAEPPLTAELIAGGLSNLTYELRDAGGRTWVLRRPPLGHVLPTAHDMRREYRVISALRGTVPVARAYVLCEDPDVIGAPFYLMEKVQGEVLRTRAQCAALTVAQRRSVGESLVDVLAALHSVDPEKVGLADFGRPEGYLHRQLDRWDRQYAASQSREIRGLFELGDGLRAAVPVTQRSTILHGDYRLDNVMMRLPAAGEGPLGEGQAGAGPAGEPASVAAVFDWEMSTLGDPLADLGLLLTYWEEPGHPSKDILAAAGGGLTNHEGFPSSREIVDRYQGATGLIVDDLDWYIAFSHYKLAVILEGIHYRHERGLTLGEGFERAGAAVPALVEAGRRYLDRTR